A stretch of the Medicago truncatula cultivar Jemalong A17 chromosome 5, MtrunA17r5.0-ANR, whole genome shotgun sequence genome encodes the following:
- the LOC112422042 gene encoding uncharacterized protein gives MSGCCRVIAPLITLVVLAVLIIVVVLSINLHDANLPPTFEVYSASINSLTVNTAELTADWNILLSTKNPNHGMRVYYEATSFELFYKDIVLDKSTLPIFFTDKSATQVINMKPSVVNKPLDASVANDIVLSRDEHGIVEFGLNISTSIRFKNNLLRSHDHKSLKVVCYPLKFVFNNATHAGTLSQGLTCRRVE, from the coding sequence ATGTCTGGCTGCTGCAGAGTCATCGCTCCCTTGATCACCCTTGTTGTCCTCGCCGTTCTCATCATTGTCGTGGTTTTATCCATCAACCTTCATGATGCCAACCTCCCTCCTACCTTCGAAGTCTACTCGGCCTCAATCAACTCGCTAACAGTAAACACCGCAGAACTCACTGCCGATTGGAATATTTTGCTCTCCACCAAAAACCCTAACCACGGCATGCGAGTCTATTACGAAGCAACATCCTTTGAGTTATTTTACAAGGACATTGTTCTAGACAAATCAACTTTGCCAATATTTTTCACCGATAAGAGCGCCACCCAAGTGATTAACATGAAACCTTCGGTAGTAAACAAGCCTTTGGATGCTAGTGTGGCGAACGACATTGTTCTGAGCCGCGATGAACATGGAATCGTGGAATTTGGACTCAATATTTCCACTTCGATTAGGTTCAAGAACAATTTACTCCGTTCTCATGACCATAAGTCTTTGAAGGTTGTTTGCTACCCTCTCAAGTTTGTCTTCAACAATGCAACCCATGCAGGGACTTTATCACAAGGTTTAACATGTAGGCGCGTCGAATGA
- the LOC11406348 gene encoding deoxynucleoside triphosphate triphosphohydrolase SAMHD1 homolog, which produces MITDSSMAIPASLNDSVSLERKFLKHIRDNVHGNIFLEPIFLKFVDTEQFQRLRDLKQLGLSHMVYPGAVHSRFEHSLGVYCLAGKAIDIIKKYQGPELGIDRFDVLAVKLAGLLHDVGHGPFSHTFERGFLPLVLNGPTWSHEEMSEKMIDYIVDEHNIDLDSQLLKKVKEMITSSSVHPPQREKKFLYDIVANGRNGIDVDKFDYIVRDSRACGLGCNFQPERLMETMQVMDDEICYRSTDYLTTHKLFATRADLHRTVYTHAKVKAIELMVLDALVKADPYLHIASSIHQPSEFWKLDDSVLKTIECSSNHELEESRKLVLRIRRRDLYQLCNEFSVPKEKLDNFKSITPQDIVCSQINGTNLKEDDVAVSNVKIDLTRGMENPLERIKFFKDYGSKEKFPIENERISHLLPAFYEDIIVRVYSKKPELVEAVSAAFANYQLKTFGREAQVHETPKKKQRLTHETHPTDFNM; this is translated from the exons ATGATCACCGATTCTTCCATGGCGATCCCTGCTTCATTGAACGATTCCGTCTCTCTCGAACGGAAATTCCTCAAGCATATCCGTGATAACGTTCACGGCAACATCTTCCTCGAGCCT ATctttttgaagtttgttgacACAGAACAATTTCAAAG ACTCCGTGATTTGAAGCAGCTCG GCCTAAGTCACATGGTTTACCCTGGGGCTGTCCATTCTCGTTTTGAGCATTCACTAGGTGTTTATTGCCTGGCTGGGAAAGCTattgatatcattaaaaaataccag GGCCCTGAGCTTGGTATTGATCGATTTGACGTATTGGCAGTTAAACTTGCTG GATTACTGCATGATGTTGGTCATGGGCCCTTCAGCCACACTTTTGAGCGCGGGTTCCTTCCCCTGGTTCTTAATGGCCCCACTTG GTCTCATGAGGAAATGTCTGAGAAAATGATAGATTACATTGTTGATGAACACAATATTGATTTGGATTCTCAACTCCTCAAAAAAGTGAAG GAAATGATCACTTCTAGCTCTGTCCATCCTCCCCAAAGA gagaaGAAGTTCTTATATGATATTGTTGCAAACGGTCGCAATGGAATTGACGTTGACAA ATTTGACTACATTGTTCGTGATTCACGTGCTTGTGGCCTAGGGTGCAACTTTCAGCCAGAGAG ATTGATGGAGACCATGCAAGTTATGGATGACGAAATTTGTTATCGCTCTACAGATT ATCTGACAACTCACAAGTTATTTGCAACCCGTGCTGATTTGCATAGAACAGTCTACACACATGCAAAAGTAAAG GCAATTGAGTTGATGGTTCTGGATGCACTGGTGAAAGCAGATCCATATCTTCATATTGCATCCTCAATTCATCAACCATCTGAATTTTGGAAG TTAGACGACTCAGTTCTCAAAACAATTGAATGTTCTTCCAATCATGAACTGGAGGAATCCAGAAAGTTGGTTCTACGCATTCGCAGAAGGGATCTATACCAG TTATGCAATGAATTTTCTGTTCCAAAGGAAAAACTAGACAACTTCAAAAGCATCACACCCCAAGACATTGTCTGTTCCCAG ATCAATGGGACCAATTTGAAAGAAGATGATGTCGCTGTGAGCAACgttaaaattgatttaacaCGTGGAATGGAAAACCCTCTTGAAAG AATTAAATTTTTCAAG GACTACGGGAGTAAAGAAAAATTTCCAATCGAAAATGAGCGAATCAGTCATTTGTTGCCAGCATTCTACGAAGACATCATAGTGAGAGTGTACAGCAAGAAGCCTGAACTG GTGGAAGCTGTTTCTGCTGCCTTTGCAAATTATCAGCTCAAGACATTTGGAAGGGAAGCACAAGTGCACGAAACTCCTAAGAAGAAGCAGCGTCTTACGCATGAGACCCACCCTACTGACTTTAACATGTAG
- the LOC11405951 gene encoding RNA-binding protein 25 isoform X1: MADSSSPATLQPNPQTNSEPSPPNPILNPPDPIPQSSQSQSQSSTPSPVPIVTNLNPNPQSLPPPPTLYAPPQIPGVLPPSAPSFRPLGAQLPQFTPLPNPPGGYQNPNQPPGVSGSVQVPVPMPQMQPMMSYQIPGSNPAMRPFAPMPNGYAMHPQGTINPAGIPRYPPPYGTMVRPVYPPRLPGAINVLPVSRPPVAGIPSIRPIIPPVVRPVVPPSVTPAEKQHTTVYIGKIAPTVENEFMLSLLKLCGNIKSWKRPQDLSSGTPKSFGFYEFDTAEGVLRALRLLTKLNIDGQELVINVDEAMRNYLERYVQKKTDNSKEKETQAAEVGKDQVAKTSDVNEEAKPDVEHSNKEEGNDSVNKKTHDVATFGIVTDEDREVDRDALEKIKQMIEERLNSRPLPPPPPLPTGDGSVDSTSEQPTKTREGDSDVDTKNESGEEKNERETNGDKKPTSEHDRPETPDRRHDRKSRERDRERELKREKERVLERYEREAERDRIRKEREQKRRIEEVERQFELQLKEWEYREREKEKERQYEKEKEKDRERKRRKEILYDEEDDDGDSRKRWRRNAIEEKRNKRLREKEDDLADKQKEEEEIAEAKKRTEEDQQLKRQRDALKLLTEHIVNGRDETMATREITNEMNNIVAVQDTVADFNHEGDANVLNTTHDESTMASVATTDTQSSGNAPLKKLGFGLVGSGKRTTVPSVFHEDEDDDAHKDKKLRPLVPIDYSTEELQAVESTPSGPTPPNLAAAAEFAKRISSTNFKEERLDGERDRSRHSNEKSNHRDRDRSDEDGTNHRDEHRERNSDRDRDRDHGLEKHKTYDNSRRLLDAKQLIDMIPKTKEELFSYEIDWAAYDKHQLHQRMRPWISKKIKEFLGEEENTLTDYIVSSTQEHVQASQMLERLQVILDEEAEMFVLKMWRMLIFEIKKVETGLASKSKS; encoded by the exons atgGCGGATTCATCTTCTCCCGCAACCCTACAACCCAATCCTCAAACCAATTCAGAACCTTCTCCTCCTAACCCAATCCTCAATCCACCCGATCCAATTCCCCAATCATCCCAATCGCAATCACAATCTTCAACACCATCACCAGTCCCCATCGTTACAAACCTTAATCCCAATCCACAGTCGCTACCTCCACCGCCTACTTTATATGCTCCGCCGCAAATTCCCGGTGTTCTTCCTCCTTCTGCACCGTCCTTCCGACCGCTTGGTGCTCAATTACCGCAGTTCACTCCTCTGCCGAATCCACCTGGTGGTTATCAAAACCCTAATCAACCTCCTGGTGTATCCGGTTCGGTGCAGGTTCCGGTTCCGATGCCGCAGATGCAACCTATGATGTCGTATCAAATTCCCGGGAGTAATCCTGCAATGAGACCTTTTGCTCCGATGCCGAATGGTTATGCTATGCATCCTCAAGGAACTATTAACCCTGCAG GAATTCCTCGTTATCCACCTCCTTATGGAACCATGGTTCGTCCTGTATATCCTCCTCGCCTTCCTGGAGCAATCAATGTACTTCCAGTATCACGCCCGCCTGTTGCAGGGATCCCTTCAATTCGCCCTATTATTCCTCCTGTTGTCAGACCTGTGGTTCCTCCTAGTGTTACTCCAGCTGAGAAGCAACATACCACTGTTTACATTGGCAAGATTGCACCAACCGTGGAGAATGAGTTCATGCTTTCTCTCCTTAAA ttgTGTGGGAATATCAAGAGCTGGAAAAGACCTCAGGATTTATCGAGTGGGACGCCTAAAAGTTTTGGGTTTTATGAGTTCGATACTGCTGAAGGGGTTCTCCGTGCTTTACGTCTCCTTACCAAATTGAATATTGATGGCCAAGAATTAGTG ATCAATGTAGATGAAGCTATGAGAAACTATCTGGAGCGGTATGTACAAAAGAAAACTGACAATTCAAAGGAAAAGGAAACTCAGGCAGCAGAAGTTGGAAAAGATCAAGTTGCGAAAACTTCTGATGTAAATGAGGAAGCAAAGCCTGATGTGGAGCACTCAAATAAGGAGGAGGGTAATGATTCAGTGAACAAGAAAACCCATGATGTGGCAACTTTTGGGATTGTTACAGATGAAGATAGGGAAGTTGATCGAGATGCTTTAGAAAAAATCAAGCAGATGATAGAGGAGAGGCTGAACTCAAGACCTTTGCCTCCACCACCTCCACTGCCAACTGGTGATGGTTCTGTGGATTCAACTTCCGAACAACCTACTAAAACAAGAGAAGGAGACTCTGATGTGGATACAAAGAATG AATCGGGTGAAGAGAAAAATGAGAGAGAGACAAACGGTGATAAGAAACCAACCAGTGAACATGATAGACCCGAAACCCCTGATAGAAGGCATGACAGGAAAAGCAGGGAGAGAGACAGGGAACGGGAACTGAAACGAGAAAAGGAAAGAGTACTTGAGAGATATGAAAGAGAAGCTGAGCGGGATCGTATTCGGAAAGAGAGGGAACAAAAACGGAGGATTGAGGAAGTTGAGCGTCAGTTTGAATTACAATTGAAGGAATGGGAgtatagagaaagagagaaagaaaaagaacgTCAATATGAAAAAGAGAAGGAGAAGGACAGAGAACGCAAACGAAGAAAGGAAATACTTTatgatgaagaggatgatgatgggGATTCTAGGAAGAGGTGGCGTAGAAATGCGATAGAGGAGAAGAGAAATAAGAGGCTGCGAGAAAAGGAAGATGACCTGGCTGACAAACAAAAAGAAGAGGAGGAAATTGCCGAGGCCAAGAAGAGAACTGAGGAGGATCAACAACTGAAGCGGCAGAGAGATGCATTGAAGCTGTTGACAGAGCATATTGTAAATGGCAGGGACGAAACTATGGCTACCAGAGAGATTACTAATGAAATGAACAATATTGTTGCTGTACAAGACACTGTAGCTGATTTTAATCATGAAG GTGATGCTAATGTACTAAATACTACCCACGATGAATCCACCATGGCATCTGTAGCCACAACTGATACCCAGTCAAGTGGAAATGCTCCTTTGAAGAAGTTGGGATTTGGTCTGGTTGGCTCTGGAAAAAGAACAACTGTCCCTTCTGTTTTCCATGAAGATGAAGACGATGATGCACACAAGGATAAAAAACTGAGGCCTTTGGTTCCAATTGATTACTCAACAGAAGAGTTGCAGGCTGTTGAATCTACTCCTTCTGGGCCAACACCACCCAATTTGGCTGCAGCTGCAGAGTTTGCAAAGCGTATATCTAGTACCAATTTCAAGGAAGAGAGGCTGGATGGAGAACGGGATAGAAGTAGGCATTCAAATGAGAAGTCCAACCACCGGGACAGGGATAGGAGTGATGAAGACGGCACTAACCACAGAGATGAACACAGGGAGAGAAATTCTGACCGTGACAGGGATCGAGATCATGGGTTGGAGAAACACAAGACTTATGATAACAGCAGGAGGCTCTTGGATGCAAAACAGTTGATTGATATGATACCAAAGACCAAGGAGGAGTTGTTCTCATATGAGATAGACTGGGCAGCGTACGACAAG CATCAATTACATCAACGAATGAGACCGtggatttcaaagaaaattaaagagttTTTAGGGGAAGAAGAAAATACATTGACAGATTATATTGTCTCAAGTACACAAGAACACGTGCAAGCATCTCAAATGCTAGAGCGTCTTCAGGTCATTTTAGATGAAGAGGCTGAAATGTTTGTTCTCAAGATGTGGAGGATGCTTATCTTTGAAATAAAGAAGGTAGAGACAGGGCTTGCTTCGAAGTCCAAATCATGA
- the LOC11405951 gene encoding RNA-binding protein 25 isoform X2 yields MVRPVYPPRLPGAINVLPVSRPPVAGIPSIRPIIPPVVRPVVPPSVTPAEKQHTTVYIGKIAPTVENEFMLSLLKLCGNIKSWKRPQDLSSGTPKSFGFYEFDTAEGVLRALRLLTKLNIDGQELVINVDEAMRNYLERYVQKKTDNSKEKETQAAEVGKDQVAKTSDVNEEAKPDVEHSNKEEGNDSVNKKTHDVATFGIVTDEDREVDRDALEKIKQMIEERLNSRPLPPPPPLPTGDGSVDSTSEQPTKTREGDSDVDTKNESGEEKNERETNGDKKPTSEHDRPETPDRRHDRKSRERDRERELKREKERVLERYEREAERDRIRKEREQKRRIEEVERQFELQLKEWEYREREKEKERQYEKEKEKDRERKRRKEILYDEEDDDGDSRKRWRRNAIEEKRNKRLREKEDDLADKQKEEEEIAEAKKRTEEDQQLKRQRDALKLLTEHIVNGRDETMATREITNEMNNIVAVQDTVADFNHEGDANVLNTTHDESTMASVATTDTQSSGNAPLKKLGFGLVGSGKRTTVPSVFHEDEDDDAHKDKKLRPLVPIDYSTEELQAVESTPSGPTPPNLAAAAEFAKRISSTNFKEERLDGERDRSRHSNEKSNHRDRDRSDEDGTNHRDEHRERNSDRDRDRDHGLEKHKTYDNSRRLLDAKQLIDMIPKTKEELFSYEIDWAAYDKHQLHQRMRPWISKKIKEFLGEEENTLTDYIVSSTQEHVQASQMLERLQVILDEEAEMFVLKMWRMLIFEIKKVETGLASKSKS; encoded by the exons ATGGTTCGTCCTGTATATCCTCCTCGCCTTCCTGGAGCAATCAATGTACTTCCAGTATCACGCCCGCCTGTTGCAGGGATCCCTTCAATTCGCCCTATTATTCCTCCTGTTGTCAGACCTGTGGTTCCTCCTAGTGTTACTCCAGCTGAGAAGCAACATACCACTGTTTACATTGGCAAGATTGCACCAACCGTGGAGAATGAGTTCATGCTTTCTCTCCTTAAA ttgTGTGGGAATATCAAGAGCTGGAAAAGACCTCAGGATTTATCGAGTGGGACGCCTAAAAGTTTTGGGTTTTATGAGTTCGATACTGCTGAAGGGGTTCTCCGTGCTTTACGTCTCCTTACCAAATTGAATATTGATGGCCAAGAATTAGTG ATCAATGTAGATGAAGCTATGAGAAACTATCTGGAGCGGTATGTACAAAAGAAAACTGACAATTCAAAGGAAAAGGAAACTCAGGCAGCAGAAGTTGGAAAAGATCAAGTTGCGAAAACTTCTGATGTAAATGAGGAAGCAAAGCCTGATGTGGAGCACTCAAATAAGGAGGAGGGTAATGATTCAGTGAACAAGAAAACCCATGATGTGGCAACTTTTGGGATTGTTACAGATGAAGATAGGGAAGTTGATCGAGATGCTTTAGAAAAAATCAAGCAGATGATAGAGGAGAGGCTGAACTCAAGACCTTTGCCTCCACCACCTCCACTGCCAACTGGTGATGGTTCTGTGGATTCAACTTCCGAACAACCTACTAAAACAAGAGAAGGAGACTCTGATGTGGATACAAAGAATG AATCGGGTGAAGAGAAAAATGAGAGAGAGACAAACGGTGATAAGAAACCAACCAGTGAACATGATAGACCCGAAACCCCTGATAGAAGGCATGACAGGAAAAGCAGGGAGAGAGACAGGGAACGGGAACTGAAACGAGAAAAGGAAAGAGTACTTGAGAGATATGAAAGAGAAGCTGAGCGGGATCGTATTCGGAAAGAGAGGGAACAAAAACGGAGGATTGAGGAAGTTGAGCGTCAGTTTGAATTACAATTGAAGGAATGGGAgtatagagaaagagagaaagaaaaagaacgTCAATATGAAAAAGAGAAGGAGAAGGACAGAGAACGCAAACGAAGAAAGGAAATACTTTatgatgaagaggatgatgatgggGATTCTAGGAAGAGGTGGCGTAGAAATGCGATAGAGGAGAAGAGAAATAAGAGGCTGCGAGAAAAGGAAGATGACCTGGCTGACAAACAAAAAGAAGAGGAGGAAATTGCCGAGGCCAAGAAGAGAACTGAGGAGGATCAACAACTGAAGCGGCAGAGAGATGCATTGAAGCTGTTGACAGAGCATATTGTAAATGGCAGGGACGAAACTATGGCTACCAGAGAGATTACTAATGAAATGAACAATATTGTTGCTGTACAAGACACTGTAGCTGATTTTAATCATGAAG GTGATGCTAATGTACTAAATACTACCCACGATGAATCCACCATGGCATCTGTAGCCACAACTGATACCCAGTCAAGTGGAAATGCTCCTTTGAAGAAGTTGGGATTTGGTCTGGTTGGCTCTGGAAAAAGAACAACTGTCCCTTCTGTTTTCCATGAAGATGAAGACGATGATGCACACAAGGATAAAAAACTGAGGCCTTTGGTTCCAATTGATTACTCAACAGAAGAGTTGCAGGCTGTTGAATCTACTCCTTCTGGGCCAACACCACCCAATTTGGCTGCAGCTGCAGAGTTTGCAAAGCGTATATCTAGTACCAATTTCAAGGAAGAGAGGCTGGATGGAGAACGGGATAGAAGTAGGCATTCAAATGAGAAGTCCAACCACCGGGACAGGGATAGGAGTGATGAAGACGGCACTAACCACAGAGATGAACACAGGGAGAGAAATTCTGACCGTGACAGGGATCGAGATCATGGGTTGGAGAAACACAAGACTTATGATAACAGCAGGAGGCTCTTGGATGCAAAACAGTTGATTGATATGATACCAAAGACCAAGGAGGAGTTGTTCTCATATGAGATAGACTGGGCAGCGTACGACAAG CATCAATTACATCAACGAATGAGACCGtggatttcaaagaaaattaaagagttTTTAGGGGAAGAAGAAAATACATTGACAGATTATATTGTCTCAAGTACACAAGAACACGTGCAAGCATCTCAAATGCTAGAGCGTCTTCAGGTCATTTTAGATGAAGAGGCTGAAATGTTTGTTCTCAAGATGTGGAGGATGCTTATCTTTGAAATAAAGAAGGTAGAGACAGGGCTTGCTTCGAAGTCCAAATCATGA
- the LOC11406349 gene encoding U-box domain-containing protein 19, whose amino-acid sequence MILTENGSGRRILNFPAVHPCINIASSTLLSSLINLSDKISNFQHKFFSSNKRNARKAIRLIGLLQPFLHEILENHSNLPAPVTLCFSELHVIFQKLFFLMEDLTCEGGRLFMLMESGRVATMFRVLFRSVASALDVLDFDSVEVGLEGKEEVLLVMKQVREGRFKFEVDDEEVVTCVKKVLNLFEKRVAPKKIDLKRVVDYIGVCEWNEINKEVKFLDGEIGFEWLNEEKEKVGFLSSLMGFMCYCRCVMIEIVDCEEGKSGKKFDARRESEMILSCLNSDDFRCPISLELMSDPVTIETGHTYDRSSILKWFRSGNSTCPKTGKSLGSIELVPNLVLRRLIQQYCNVNGIPFADSSRRSRDITRTVEPGSVAAEGAMTLLAGFLCRSLDNGNVEQKNHAAFEVRVLTKTSIFSRSCFVESGLVPLLLLLLASSDSSAQENAIAALLNLSKYIKSRSEMVENWGLEMIVGVLNKGINIEAKQHAAAVLFYLASNPEHANLIGEEPEAIPSLISLIKDDNKRSVKNGLVAIFGLLKNHENHKRILAAQAIPLLVNILKASEKEDLVTDSLAILATLAEKSDGTSEILRFGALHVAVEVMSSSSTTSRLGKEHCVSLLLSLSINGGENVIAHLVKSSSLMESLYSQLSEGTSRASKKASSLIRVLHDFYERRSSNYRTSVIPRERFIHVW is encoded by the coding sequence ATGATCCTAACAGAAAACGGGTCGGGTCGTCGGATATTGAACTTTCCGGCGGTTCATCCATGTATAAACATTGCTTCCTCCACCCTTCTATCTTCCCTCATCAATCTCTCCGACAAGATTTCCAATTTCCAACACAAATTCTTCTCATCCAACAAACGAAATGCTAGAAAAGCCATTCGTTTGATTGGTCTTCTTCAACCTTTCCTCCATGAGATCTTAGAGAATCATTCAAATCTTCCGGCTCCGGTGACCCTTTGTTTTTCTGAGCTTCATGTTATCTTCCAGAAGCTTTTTTTCTTGATGGAAGATTTGACTTGTGAAGGTGGTaggttgtttatgttgatggaGTCGGGTCGGGTTGCAACAATGTTTCGGGTCTTGTTTAGATCCGTTGCAAGTGCTCTTgatgttttggattttgattcTGTTGAGGTGGGTTTGGAAGGTAAAGAGGAGGTTTTGTTGGTGATGAAGCAAGTGAGGGAGGGGAGATTTAAATTTGaggttgatgatgaagaggttGTGACGTGTGTTAAGAAGGTTTTGAACCTTTTTGAGAAAAGGGTTGCTCCAAAAAAGATTGATTTGAAGAGGGTTGTTGATTATATTGGGGTTTGTGAGTGGAATGAGATTAATAAAGAGGTGAAGTTTTTGGATGGTGAAATTGGGTTTGAGTGGTTGAATGAGGAAAAGGAAAAGGTGGGTTTTTTGAGTAGTTTGATGGGGTTTATGTGTTATTGTAGATGTGTGATGATTGAAATCGTGGATTGTGAAGAGGGTAAGAGTGGGAAGAAATTTGATGCAAGAAGGGAAAGTGAGATGATTTTGAGTTGTTTGAACTCCGATGATTTTCGATGTCCAATCTCTTTGGAATTGATGAGTGATCCTGTGACTATAGAAACAGGTCATACTTATGATCGATCATCAATTCTCAAATGGTTTAGAAGTGGAAATTCAACATGTCCAAAGACAGGTAAAAGTCTTGGCAGTATAGAATTGGTACCTAATTTGGTGCTAAGGAGGTTGATTCAGCAATATTGTAATGTCAATGGCATTCCTTTTGCTGATTCGAGTCGTCGGAGTCGGGACATTACTAGGACGGTGGAGCCGGGAAGTGTAGCGGCAGAGGGAGCAATGACACTCTTGGCTGGTTTTCTTTGTAGAAGTCTTGACAATGGAAATGTGGAACAGAAGAACCATGCTGCATTTGAGGTAAGGGTTCTTACAAAAACAAGCATTTTTAGTAGGTCTTGTTTTGTAGAATCTGGTTTAGTTCCTcttttgttgttgctgttggCATCAAGTGATTCATCAGCACAAGAGAATGCTATTGCAGCTCTTTTAAACCTCTCAAAATACATCAAAAGTAGAAGTGAAATGGTTGAGAATTGGGGACTAGAAATGATTGTTGGTGTCTTAAACAAAGGGATAAATATTGAAGCAAAACAACATGCTGCAGCAGTCTTGTTTTACCTTGCTTCAAACCCTGAACATGCTAACTTAATAGGTGAAGAGCCAGAAGCAATTCCCTCATTGATCAGTCTCATCAAAGATGACAACAAACGAAGTGTAAAGAATGGTTTAGTTGCAATTTTCGGCCTCCTAAAAAACCATGAAAATCACAAGAGGATACTTGCTGCTCAAGCAATTCCTTTGTTAGTTAACATCTTAAAAGCATCTGAAAAAGAAGACCTTGTCACAGACTCACTAGCAATTCTAGCAACTCTTGCAGAGAAAAGTGATGGAACATCGGAAATCCTTCGTTTCGGAGCTTTGCATGTAGCTGTTGAAGTTATGAGTTCTTCTTCCACTACTTCAAGATTAGGGAAAGAACATTGTGTGTCATTGTTGCTTTCTCTATCAATAAATGGTGGAGAAAATGTGATTGCTCATTTAGTAAAGAGTTCTTCACTTATGGAATCTTTATATTCACAACTAAGTGAAGGAACTTCGAGAGCAAGCAAGAAAGCAAGTTCTCTCATAAGGGTCCTCCATGATTTTTATGAAAGGAGATCCTCTAACTACAGGACATCAGTTATTCCACGAGAAAGATTCATTCATGTATGGTAA